Proteins encoded by one window of Lates calcarifer isolate ASB-BC8 linkage group LG7_1, TLL_Latcal_v3, whole genome shotgun sequence:
- the si:ch211-225h24.2 gene encoding testis development-related protein isoform X1 gives MFKKSKSKVLVDYASEEDDMSWHYHHSYKDKDIEGEEEEEEAVTGVSKEAKVKKIMSKKERREKKMFSSKDDEHFLLTGVKLADRRGSHKKIKDDEKEKEKEKKDKPEKGHCFWESVTMTMRQISPTKKLEKMEGWEPPHLENLTETVTDEAPEDKIQKGDSPVSFPESLGLPLELATWGGRGLEEDSSRYANLSDSKDSTAAVRWTARAKVKLAGISRMSRGIVSDGAWEGFK, from the exons ATGTTCaagaaaagcaaaagtaaaGTGCTGGTGGATTATGCGTCAGAGGAAGACGACATGTCCTGGCACTATCATCACTCCTACAAG GACAAAGATatagaaggagaggaagaggaggaggaagctgtCACCGGCGTATCCAAG GAGGCCAAGGTGAAGAAGATCATGTccaagaaagagaggagggagaagaagatgTTCTCCTCTAAAGATGACGAGCACTTCTTGTTGACAGGAGTCAAACTGGCTGACCGCAGAGG GTCTCACAAGAAAATCAAAGATGatgagaaggagaaggagaaggaaaagaaggacAAGCCAGAGAAGGGCCACTGTTTCTGGGAGAGCGTTACCATGACGATGAGGCAGATCTCACCCACCAAAAAGCTTGAGAAGATGGAGGGCTGGGAGCCGCCTCACCTGGAGAACTTAACCGAGACTGTGACTGACGAAGCCCCTGAGGACAAGATCCAGAAAGGGGACTCGCCAGTGTCCTTCCCCGAGTCTCTAGGCCTTCCATTGGAATTGGCCACCTGGGGTGGCCGGGGTCTGGAAGAGGACTCCTCCCGCTACGCTAACCTGTCGGACTCCAAGGATTCAACAGCTGCTGTCCGGTGGACGGCTCGCGCCAAAGTCAAGCTGGCCGGTATCAGCAGAATGAGCAGAGGGATTGTGTCAGACGGCGCATGGGAGGGGTTTAAATAG
- the si:ch211-225h24.2 gene encoding testis development-related protein isoform X2, with protein sequence MCYQFSFFWEAKVKKIMSKKERREKKMFSSKDDEHFLLTGVKLADRRGSHKKIKDDEKEKEKEKKDKPEKGHCFWESVTMTMRQISPTKKLEKMEGWEPPHLENLTETVTDEAPEDKIQKGDSPVSFPESLGLPLELATWGGRGLEEDSSRYANLSDSKDSTAAVRWTARAKVKLAGISRMSRGIVSDGAWEGFK encoded by the exons ATGTGTTatcaattttcctttttttgg GAGGCCAAGGTGAAGAAGATCATGTccaagaaagagaggagggagaagaagatgTTCTCCTCTAAAGATGACGAGCACTTCTTGTTGACAGGAGTCAAACTGGCTGACCGCAGAGG GTCTCACAAGAAAATCAAAGATGatgagaaggagaaggagaaggaaaagaaggacAAGCCAGAGAAGGGCCACTGTTTCTGGGAGAGCGTTACCATGACGATGAGGCAGATCTCACCCACCAAAAAGCTTGAGAAGATGGAGGGCTGGGAGCCGCCTCACCTGGAGAACTTAACCGAGACTGTGACTGACGAAGCCCCTGAGGACAAGATCCAGAAAGGGGACTCGCCAGTGTCCTTCCCCGAGTCTCTAGGCCTTCCATTGGAATTGGCCACCTGGGGTGGCCGGGGTCTGGAAGAGGACTCCTCCCGCTACGCTAACCTGTCGGACTCCAAGGATTCAACAGCTGCTGTCCGGTGGACGGCTCGCGCCAAAGTCAAGCTGGCCGGTATCAGCAGAATGAGCAGAGGGATTGTGTCAGACGGCGCATGGGAGGGGTTTAAATAG